In the Sarcophilus harrisii chromosome 3, mSarHar1.11, whole genome shotgun sequence genome, one interval contains:
- the C3HXorf21 gene encoding protein CXorf21 homolog isoform X2, whose protein sequence is MLSEAYLFGIAYWSDNHLTYTPNDEQVAEEKTIEMNSTSSISCSSADEAQDKSLHWRCKSPGNFISSMCSGESQHNRKQKVTVLESSHNSLLEWQTSAGVEDCGDSNISRETYLVPPSCKSICKNYNDLHIAGGQVMAINLTAADSTLESSFEFGPLLKSSEIPLPMEDSISTQLSDLPCKPLQRHSSYWRITSIKDKSIIPLQKPLSNAMLNEYLEQKVMELYKQYFMDTVFHDSSPIQILGSELIMTSVDQISLQISREKNLEAVKAKDMVINCLLRLVSTEISTPSLHISQYSNVNL, encoded by the coding sequence ATGCTTTCAGAAGCATATCTCTTTGGAATTGCCTACTGGTCTGACAACCACCTAACTTATACTCCTAATGATGAGCAAGTTGCTGAGGAAAAGACAATAGAGATGAACTCAACTAGCAGTATCTCCTGTTCATCTGCAGATGAAGCACAAGACAAAAGTCTTCACTGGAGATGCAAATCTCCTggaaattttatttcatcaatGTGTTCAGGAGAAAGTCAGCATAACAGGAAGCAAAAAGTGACAGTGCTGGAATCAAGTCACAATTCTCTCCTTGAATGGCAAACTTCTGCTGGGGTTGAAGACTGTGGAGACTCCAATATAAGTAGAGAAACCTATTTAGTTCCTCCTTCTTGTAAAAGTATTTGCAAGAATTATAATGATTTACATATTGCTGGGGGCCAAGTCATGGCCATCAATTTAACTGCAGCAGATTCAACTTTGGAGAGCAGCTTTGAATTTGGCCCACTATTGAAATCTTCAGAAATTCCTTTGCCTATGGAGGATTCTATCTCAACTCAGTTGAGTGATTTGCCTTGTAAACCCCTTCAAAGACACTCATCTTACTGGAGAATAACTAGTATCAAGGACAAAAGTATTATACCACTTCAGAAGCCTCTTTCTAATGCCATGCTGAATGAATATTTGGAGCAGAAAGTAATGGAATTGTATAAACAGTATTTCATGGACACTGTATTTCATGACAGTTCTCCTATTCAAATTCTGGGCTCAGAGCTCATCATGACAAGTGTGGATCAAATCAGCCTACAGATATCTCGGGAGAAAAACTTAGAGGCTGTGAAGGCCAAGGATATGGTTATTAACTGCCTCTTACGACTAGTATCCACTGAAATCAGTACCCCTAGTCTGCATATTTCCCAATACAGCAATGTGAATCTATGA
- the C3HXorf21 gene encoding protein CXorf21 homolog isoform X1 codes for MSNCFCSASEPVRLEKLFLGMLSEAYLFGIAYWSDNHLTYTPNDEQVAEEKTIEMNSTSSISCSSADEAQDKSLHWRCKSPGNFISSMCSGESQHNRKQKVTVLESSHNSLLEWQTSAGVEDCGDSNISRETYLVPPSCKSICKNYNDLHIAGGQVMAINLTAADSTLESSFEFGPLLKSSEIPLPMEDSISTQLSDLPCKPLQRHSSYWRITSIKDKSIIPLQKPLSNAMLNEYLEQKVMELYKQYFMDTVFHDSSPIQILGSELIMTSVDQISLQISREKNLEAVKAKDMVINCLLRLVSTEISTPSLHISQYSNVNL; via the coding sequence ctcTTTCTAGGAATGCTTTCAGAAGCATATCTCTTTGGAATTGCCTACTGGTCTGACAACCACCTAACTTATACTCCTAATGATGAGCAAGTTGCTGAGGAAAAGACAATAGAGATGAACTCAACTAGCAGTATCTCCTGTTCATCTGCAGATGAAGCACAAGACAAAAGTCTTCACTGGAGATGCAAATCTCCTggaaattttatttcatcaatGTGTTCAGGAGAAAGTCAGCATAACAGGAAGCAAAAAGTGACAGTGCTGGAATCAAGTCACAATTCTCTCCTTGAATGGCAAACTTCTGCTGGGGTTGAAGACTGTGGAGACTCCAATATAAGTAGAGAAACCTATTTAGTTCCTCCTTCTTGTAAAAGTATTTGCAAGAATTATAATGATTTACATATTGCTGGGGGCCAAGTCATGGCCATCAATTTAACTGCAGCAGATTCAACTTTGGAGAGCAGCTTTGAATTTGGCCCACTATTGAAATCTTCAGAAATTCCTTTGCCTATGGAGGATTCTATCTCAACTCAGTTGAGTGATTTGCCTTGTAAACCCCTTCAAAGACACTCATCTTACTGGAGAATAACTAGTATCAAGGACAAAAGTATTATACCACTTCAGAAGCCTCTTTCTAATGCCATGCTGAATGAATATTTGGAGCAGAAAGTAATGGAATTGTATAAACAGTATTTCATGGACACTGTATTTCATGACAGTTCTCCTATTCAAATTCTGGGCTCAGAGCTCATCATGACAAGTGTGGATCAAATCAGCCTACAGATATCTCGGGAGAAAAACTTAGAGGCTGTGAAGGCCAAGGATATGGTTATTAACTGCCTCTTACGACTAGTATCCACTGAAATCAGTACCCCTAGTCTGCATATTTCCCAATACAGCAATGTGAATCTATGA